The following coding sequences are from one Atribacteraceae bacterium window:
- a CDS encoding GntR family transcriptional regulator gives MLIKENLVDQAKRGIIAYIFKENLSKGSKLPSIEQLAVLFTVGRSTVREAIRSLVQLHILEALQGKGTFVAVDPASLGKDIARLSSVTEMAQDSGIELSNLRVQRKSIVADAPLAQKLAVEAGTPLVLLQRTRGLDGEPIVYLEDILPEKVVAGFSEDDWNGSLFRALERNGTAIAFSHAKIIPYYSDVQFMSRVGLKKQACFLLLEHLHYDHRDRVIAFSNDYYHGEYFHFEVLRKRL, from the coding sequence ATGCTCATTAAAGAAAATTTGGTCGATCAAGCCAAAAGAGGCATTATCGCCTACATATTCAAAGAAAATCTCTCCAAGGGGAGTAAACTTCCCTCCATAGAGCAGTTGGCCGTCCTGTTCACGGTGGGACGCTCAACGGTGCGGGAGGCGATACGGAGCCTGGTACAGCTCCATATCCTGGAAGCCCTGCAGGGTAAGGGGACTTTTGTCGCAGTTGATCCAGCCTCCTTAGGCAAGGATATCGCCCGATTGAGTAGCGTCACCGAAATGGCCCAGGACTCGGGGATCGAATTGTCGAACCTGCGGGTGCAAAGGAAATCGATCGTAGCCGATGCCCCTCTTGCCCAGAAGCTCGCGGTGGAAGCGGGCACCCCCCTCGTGCTTCTGCAAAGAACCCGCGGTCTGGACGGAGAACCGATCGTCTACCTGGAAGATATCCTTCCGGAAAAGGTAGTGGCGGGGTTTTCCGAAGACGATTGGAACGGATCCCTTTTCCGGGCTCTGGAAAGAAACGGTACAGCGATCGCCTTCTCCCACGCTAAGATCATCCCCTACTATTCTGACGTACAGTTCATGAGCAGGGTGGGACTCAAAAAGCAAGCCTGTTTTCTTCTCCTGGAACACCTCCACTATGACCACCGCGACCGGGTGATCGCTTTTTCCAATGACTATTACCATGGCGAGTATTTCCATTTTGAGGTGCTGCGTAAGAGATTGTGA